A stretch of Lutra lutra chromosome 9, mLutLut1.2, whole genome shotgun sequence DNA encodes these proteins:
- the BPIFB6 gene encoding BPI fold-containing family B member 6, with protein sequence MMLILFLALCGLLTHTRADPGARLRLGMDIMNREVQSAMDESHILEQMAAEASKKPIKGITNVKVKDVQLPVITLNFIPGVGIFQCVSTGMTITGKSFMGGNMEIIMALNITATDRLLQDEETGLPVFKSEGCEIILVSVKTNMPSNMLPKVVNKFLDSTLHKVLPSLMCPAIDTVLVYVNRKWASLNAPMPVGQMGTIKYVLTSMPTTTASYVQVDFSPTVQQQEGNTIQSANAGEAFEFPEGYAEGSSQLLLSATFLTTELALLQKSFDVNVHDTKIGQLPPQTTKTLAGFIPKVAKAYPKPKPLVTQIRINKPPKITMETGNSLLQLHGTLEMFAVQRRGKAPVSLFLLESHFNLKIQYSVHENRLQMVTSLNRLLSLSRESSSIGAFNEKKLTGFITDYLQEAYIPVVNDVLQVGFPLPDLLDMDYNLAELSIVENALVLNLKLN encoded by the exons ATGATGCTGATCCTGTTTCTGGCCCTCTGTGGCCTGCTGACCCACACCCGAGCGGACCCCGGGGCACGGCTGCGGCTGGGCATGGACATCATGAACCGCG AGGTGCAGAGCGCCATGGATGAGAGCCACATCCTGGAACAGATGGCAGCTGAGGCAAGCAAGAAGCCCATCAAGGGCATCACCAA TGTGAAAGTGAAGGATGTGCAGCTGCCTGTCATCACCTTGAACTTCATCCCTGGAGTGGGTATCTTCCAGTGTGTGTCCACTGGCATGACCATCACGGGCAAGAG CTTCATGGGTGGGAACATGGAGATCATCATGGCTCTGAACATCACAGCCACCGACCGGCTTCTGCAGGATGAGGAAACGGGCCTCCCCGTGTTTAAGAGTGAGGGCTGTGAGATCATCCTGGTCAGCGTGAAGACCAACATGCCTAGCAA CATGCTGCCTAAGGTTGTCAACAAGTTCCTGGACAGCACACTACACAAAGTTCTTCCAAGCCTG ATGTGTCCAGCCATCGACACAGTCCTGGTATACGTGAACAGGAAGTGGGCCAGCCTGAATG CCCCCATGCCCGTGGGCCAGATGGGCACGATCAAATATGTCTTGACGTCCATGCCGACCACCACGGCCAGCTACGTCCAAGTAGACTTCAGC CCTACGGTGCAACAGCAAGAGGGCAACACCATCCAGTCTGCCAATGCTGGGGAGGCTTTCGAGTTCCCTGAAGGCTATGCTGAAGGCTCCTCACAGCTGCTGCTCTCGGCCACCTTCCTCACCACAGAGCTGGCTCTTCTGCAGAAGTCTTTCGATGTGAATGTCCATGATACTAAG ATTGGTCAACTGCCCCCACAAACCACGAAGACCCTGGCTGGCTTCATCCCTAAA GTAGCTAAGGCTTATCCCAAGCCGAAGCCCTTGGTGACCCAGATCAGGATAAATAAGCCCCCCAAGATCACCATGGAGACAGGCAATAGCCTGCTGCAACTCCATGGCACCCTGGAGATGTTTGCTGTTCAGCGGCGGGGCAAGGCTCCTGTATCCCTCTTTCTCCTGGAAAGT CACTTCAACCTGAAAATCCAGTACTCAGTTCATGAGAACCGTCTGCAGATGGTCACCTCTCTGAACAG ATTACTGAGCCTGTCTCGGGAGTCCTCATCGATTGGTGCTTTCAAT GAGAAGAAGTTGACTGGCTTCATTACTGATTATCTCCAAGAAGCGTACATCCCAGTAGTCAATG ATGTGCTCCAAGTTGGGTTCCCACTTCCAGACCTTCTGGACATGGATTACAACCTGGCAGAGCTGAGCATAGTAGAG AATGCCCTGGTGCTGAACTTGAAGCTGAACTGA